In Perognathus longimembris pacificus isolate PPM17 chromosome 3, ASM2315922v1, whole genome shotgun sequence, a single window of DNA contains:
- the Brd4 gene encoding bromodomain-containing protein 4 isoform X2 — translation MSAESGPGTRLRNLPVMGDGLETSQMSTTQAQAQPQPANAASTNPPPPETSNPNKPKRLTNQLQYLLRVVLKTLWKHQFAWPFQQPVDAVKLNLPDYYKIIKTPMDMGTIKKRLENNYYWNAQECIQDFNTMFTNCYIYNKPGDDIVLMAEALEKLFLQKINELPTEETEIMIVQAKGRGRGRKEAGTSKPGVSTVPNTTQASTPPQTQTPQQNPPPVQTTPHPFPAVTPDLIVQTPVMTVVPPQPLQMPPLVPPQPPPPPTPAPQPVQSHPPIIAATPQPVKTKKGVKRKADTTTPTTIDPIHEPPSLAPEPKTAKLGPRRESSRPVKPPKKDVPDSQQHLAPEKSSKVSEQLKCCSGILKEMFAKKHAAYAWPFYKPVDVEALGLHDYCDIIKHPMDMSTIKSKLESREYRDAQEFGADVRLMFSNCYKYNPPDHEVVAMARKLQDVFEMRFAKMPDEPEEPVVAVSSPAVPPPTKVVAPPSSSDSSSDSSSDSDSSTDDSEEERAQRLAELQEQLKAVHEQLAALSQPQQNKPKKKEKDKKEKKKEKHKKKEEVEENKKSKAKELPPKKTKKTNSSNSNVSKKEPAPMKSKPPPAYESEEEDKCKPMSYEEKRQLSLDINKLPGEKLGRVVHIIQSREPSLKNSNPDEIEIDFETLKPSTLRELERYVTSCLRKKRKPQAEKVDVIAGSSKMKGFSSSESESTSESSSSDSEDSETEMAPKSKKKGHPGRDQKKHHHHHHPQPAQAPPPQQPPPPPQQPPPPPPPQPQQPPPPPPPPSMPQPAPPAMKSSPPPFITAQVPVLEPQLPGSVFDPIGHFTQPILHLQQPELPPHLPQPPEHGTPPHLNQHAVVSPPALHNALPQQPSRPSNRAAALPPKPTRPPAVSPALAQPPLLPQPPMAQPPQVLLEDEEPPAPPLTSMQMQLYLQQLQKVQPPTPLLPSVKVQSQPPPPLPPPPHPSVQQQQLQQQPPPPPPPQPQPPPQQQPQPPPRPVHLPPMQFSAHIQPPPPPSQQPPHPPPGQQPPPPQPAKPQQVIQHHPSPRHHKSDPYSTGHLREAPSPLMIHSPQMPQFQSLAHQSPPQQSVQPKKQELRPPSVVQPQPLVVVKEEKTHSPIIRSEPFSPSLRPEPPKHPESIKAPVHLPQRPEMKPVDVGRPVIRPPEQTAPPPGAPDKDKQKQEPKTPVAPKKDLKIKNMGSWASLVQKHPTAPSSTAKSSSESFEQFRRVAREKEEREKALKAQAEHAEKEKERLRQERMRNREDEEALEQARRVHEEARRRQEQQQQQQRQEQQQQQQAAAVAAAAAPQAQSSQPQSMLDQQRELARKREQERRRREAMEATIDMNFQSDLLSIFEENLF, via the exons ATGTCTGCGGAGAGCGGCCCTGGGACAAGATTGAGAAATCTACCAGTAATGGGGGATGGACTAGAAACCTCCCAGATGTCTACAACGCAGGCGCAGGCCCAACCCCAGCCAGCCAATGCAGCCAGCAccaatcccccacccccagagacCTCCAATCCCAATAAGCCCAAGAGGCTGACCAACCAACTGCAATACCTGCTCCGCGTGGTGCTCAAGACGCTATGGAAACACCAGTTTGCGTGGCCTTTCCAGCAGCCTGTGGATGCCGTCAAGCTGAACCTCCCT gATTACTATAAAATCATTAAAACACCTATGGATATGGGAACAATAAAGAAGCGCTTAGAAAACAACTACTACTGGAATGCTCAGGAATGTATCCAGGACTTCAACACTATGTTTACAAATTGTTACATCTACAACAAG CCTGGAGATGACATCGTCTTAATGgcagaagctctggagaagctcTTCCTGCAGAAAATCAACGAACTGCCGACAGAAGAAACTGAGATCATGATAGTTCAGGCAAAAGGAAGAGGACGTGGGAGGAAAGAAGCAG GGACATCAAAGCCAGGTGTCTCCACGGTACCAAACACAACGCAAGCATCAACTCCTCCGCAGACCCAGACCCCTCAGCAGAACCCACCTCCCGTGCAGACTACACCTCACCCCTTTCCTGCCGTCACCCCAGACCTCATCGTCCAGACCCCTGTCATGACAGTGGTGCCCCCCCAGCCACTGCAGATGCCCCCGCTGGTGCCCCCCCAGCCACCACCCCCACCTACTCCAGCTCCGCAGCCTGTGCAGAGCCACCCACCCATCATTGCTGCCACCCCCCAGCCTGTGAAG ACAAAGAAGGGGGTGAAGAGGAAAGcagacaccaccacccccacaacCATTGACCCCATCCACGAGCCTCCCTCATTGGCCCCAGAGCCCAAGACCGCCAAGCTGGGACCGCGGCGGGAGAGCAGCCGACCTGTAAAGCCCCCAAAGAAGGACGTGCCTGACTCACAGCAGCACCTTGCCCCAGAGAAGAGCAGCAAGGTCTCAGAGCAGCTCAAGTGCTGCAGTGGCATCCTCAAGGAGATGTTTGCCAAGAAGCACGCGGCCTATGCCTGGCCCTTCTACAAGCCCGTGGATGTGGAGGCACTGGGCCTGCATGACTACTGCGACATCATTAAGCACCCCATGGACATGAGCACAATCAAG TCTAAACTAGAATCCCGTGAGTACCGAGATGCTCAGGAATTTGGTGCTGATGTCCGACTGATGTTCTCCAACTGCTACAAGTACAACCCTCCAGACCATGAGGTGGTGGCCATGGCCCGCAAGCTCCAG GATGTGTTTGAAATGCGCTTTGCCAAGATGCCAGATGAGCCTGAGGAGCCAGTGGTGGCTGTGTCCTCACCTGCAGTGCCACCCCCCACCAAGGTGGTGGCCCCACCCTCATCCAGTGACAGCAGCAGTGACAGCTCCTCCGACAGTGACAGCTCCACTGACGACTCTGAAGAGGAGCGAGCGCAGCGGCTGGCCGAGCTCCAGGAGCAG CTCAAAGCCGTGCATGAGCAGCTGGCAGCCCTCTCACAGCCCCAGCagaacaaaccaaagaaaaaggagaaagacaagaaggagaagaaaaaagagaagcacaaaaagaaagaggaagtagaggagaataaaaagagcaaagCCAAGGAACTTCCTCCCAAGAAGACAAAAAAGACCAACAGCAGTAACAGCAATGTGAG CAAGAAGGAGCCGGCCCCCATGAAGAGCAAGCCCCCACCTGCATACGagtctgaggaggaggacaagtgCAAGCCCATGTCCTACGAGGAAAAGCGCCAGCTGAGCCTGGACATCAACAAGCTCCCCGGGGAGAAGCTGGGCCGAGTGGTGCACATCATCCAGTCCCGGGAGCCCTCGCTCAAGAACTCAAACCCCGACGAGATTGAGATTGACTTTGAGACCCTGAAGCCCTCCACACTGCGTGAGCTGGAGCGCTATGTCACCTCCTGTTTGCGGAAGAAAAGGAAACCCCAAG CTGAGAAAGTGGACGTGATTGCCGGCTCCTCCAAGATGAAAGGCTTCTCATCTTCAGAGTCAGAGAGCACCAGCGAGTCCAGCTCCTCAGATAGTGAAGACTCGGAAACAG AGATGGCTCCGAAGTCCAAAAAGAAGGGGCACCCTGGGAGGGACCAGAAGAAG caccatcaccaccaccatccgcAGCCGGCCCAGGCCCCACCGCCCCAACAgccacccccgccaccccagcAGCCTCCACCGCCCCCACCACCGCAGCCgcagcagcccccacccccaccacctccGCCCTCCATGCCGCAGCCGGCCCCGCCAGCCATGAAGTCCTCGCCCCCACCCTTCATCACCGCccaggtgccagtcctggagccccagctcccaggCAGTGTCTTCGATCCCATCGGCCACTTCACCCAGCCCATCCTACACCTGCAGCAGCCCGAGCTGCCCCCTCAcctaccccagcctcctgagcacggCACTCCACCCCATCTCAACCAGCACGCCGTTGTCTCTCCTCCAG CCTTGCACAATGCACTGCCCCAGCAGCCATCGCGGCCCAGCAACCGAGCAGCTGCCCTGCCCCCCAAGCCCACCCGGCCCCCAGCCGTGTCACCTGCCCTGGCCCAGCCCCCCCTacttccccagccccccatggctCAACCGCCTCAAGTGCTGCTGGAGGATGAAgagccccctgccccgcccctcacCTCCATGCAGATGCAGCTGTATCTACAGCAGCTGCAGAAGGTGCAGCCCCCCACGCCGCTACTCCCTTCCGTGAAGGTGCagtcccagcccccgccccccctgccacccccacctcacccctctgtgcagcagcagcagctccagcaACAGCcgccacctccacccccaccacagccacagcccccaccccagcagcagccacagcccccaccccggcctgtgCACTTGCCACCCATGCAGTTCTCTGCCCACATCcagcccccaccgccccccagccAGCAGCCCCCTCACCCGCCCCCTGGCCAGCAgccacccccacctcagcccgCCAAGCCCCAGCAAGTCATCCAGCACCATCCCTCGCCTCGACACCACAAGTCAGACCCCTACTCAACTG GTCACCTCCGTGAAGCCCCCTCCCCGCTTATGATACATTCCCCCCAGATGCCCCAGTTCCAGAGCCTCGCCCACCAGTCTCCACCCCAGCAAAGTGTCCAGCCCAAGAAGCAG GAGCTGCGCCCGCCCTCAGTGGTCCAACCCCAGCCCTTGGTGGTGGTGAAGGAGGAGAAGACCCACTCGCCCATCATCCGCAGCGAGCCCTTCAGCCCCTCGCTGCGGCCAGAGCCCCCCAAGCACCCAGAAAGCATCAAGGCCCCAGTCCACCTGCCACAGA GGCCTGAGATGAAGCCTGTGGACGTCGGGCGGCCCGTAATCCGGCCCCCTGAGCAAACAGCACCCCCACCCGGGGCCCCTGACAAGGACAAACAGAAGCAGGAGCCAAAGACTCCAGTGGCACCCAAAAAG GACCTGAAGATCAAGAACATGGGCTCCTGGGCCAGCCTGGTCCAGAAGCATCCAACTGCCCCATCCTCTACCGCCAAGTCCTCCAGTGAGAGCTTCGAGCAGTTCCGCCGTGTGGCCCGTGAGAAGGAGGAGCGGGAGAAGGCACTGAAGGCCCAGGCCGAGCACgcggagaaggagaaggagcggCTTCGGCAGGAGCGTATGAG GAACCGAGAGGACGAGGAGGCACTGGAGCAGGCACGGCGCGTCCACGAGGAAGCCCGGCGGCgccaagagcagcagcagcagcagcagcggcaggaacagcagcagcagcagcaggcagcTGCTGTGGCTGCAGCTGCAgccccccaggcccagagctcccaGCCCCAGTCCATGCTGGATCAGCAGAGGGAGCTGGCCAGGAAGCGGGAgcaggagcggcggcggcgggaagcG aTGGAAGCCACGATTGACATGAATTTCCAGAGCGACCTCTTGTCGATATTTGAAGAGAACCTCTTCTGA
- the Brd4 gene encoding bromodomain-containing protein 4 isoform X1, with protein sequence MSAESGPGTRLRNLPVMGDGLETSQMSTTQAQAQPQPANAASTNPPPPETSNPNKPKRLTNQLQYLLRVVLKTLWKHQFAWPFQQPVDAVKLNLPDYYKIIKTPMDMGTIKKRLENNYYWNAQECIQDFNTMFTNCYIYNKPGDDIVLMAEALEKLFLQKINELPTEETEIMIVQAKGRGRGRKEAGTSKPGVSTVPNTTQASTPPQTQTPQQNPPPVQTTPHPFPAVTPDLIVQTPVMTVVPPQPLQMPPLVPPQPPPPPTPAPQPVQSHPPIIAATPQPVKTKKGVKRKADTTTPTTIDPIHEPPSLAPEPKTAKLGPRRESSRPVKPPKKDVPDSQQHLAPEKSSKVSEQLKCCSGILKEMFAKKHAAYAWPFYKPVDVEALGLHDYCDIIKHPMDMSTIKSKLESREYRDAQEFGADVRLMFSNCYKYNPPDHEVVAMARKLQDVFEMRFAKMPDEPEEPVVAVSSPAVPPPTKVVAPPSSSDSSSDSSSDSDSSTDDSEEERAQRLAELQEQLKAVHEQLAALSQPQQNKPKKKEKDKKEKKKEKHKKKEEVEENKKSKAKELPPKKTKKTNSSNSNVSKKEPAPMKSKPPPAYESEEEDKCKPMSYEEKRQLSLDINKLPGEKLGRVVHIIQSREPSLKNSNPDEIEIDFETLKPSTLRELERYVTSCLRKKRKPQAEKVDVIAGSSKMKGFSSSESESTSESSSSDSEDSETEMAPKSKKKGHPGRDQKKHHHHHHPQPAQAPPPQQPPPPPQQPPPPPPPQPQQPPPPPPPPSMPQPAPPAMKSSPPPFITAQVPVLEPQLPGSVFDPIGHFTQPILHLQQPELPPHLPQPPEHGTPPHLNQHAVVSPPALHNALPQQPSRPSNRAAALPPKPTRPPAVSPALAQPPLLPQPPMAQPPQVLLEDEEPPAPPLTSMQMQLYLQQLQKVQPPTPLLPSVKVQSQPPPPLPPPPHPSVQQQQLQQQPPPPPPPQPQPPPQQQPQPPPRPVHLPPMQFSAHIQPPPPPSQQPPHPPPGQQPPPPQPAKPQQVIQHHPSPRHHKSDPYSTGHLREAPSPLMIHSPQMPQFQSLAHQSPPQQSVQPKKQVRGQWAGSGHQGQATVGKPGHLTGCDPMPFQELRPPSVVQPQPLVVVKEEKTHSPIIRSEPFSPSLRPEPPKHPESIKAPVHLPQRPEMKPVDVGRPVIRPPEQTAPPPGAPDKDKQKQEPKTPVAPKKDLKIKNMGSWASLVQKHPTAPSSTAKSSSESFEQFRRVAREKEEREKALKAQAEHAEKEKERLRQERMRNREDEEALEQARRVHEEARRRQEQQQQQQRQEQQQQQQAAAVAAAAAPQAQSSQPQSMLDQQRELARKREQERRRREAMEATIDMNFQSDLLSIFEENLF encoded by the exons ATGTCTGCGGAGAGCGGCCCTGGGACAAGATTGAGAAATCTACCAGTAATGGGGGATGGACTAGAAACCTCCCAGATGTCTACAACGCAGGCGCAGGCCCAACCCCAGCCAGCCAATGCAGCCAGCAccaatcccccacccccagagacCTCCAATCCCAATAAGCCCAAGAGGCTGACCAACCAACTGCAATACCTGCTCCGCGTGGTGCTCAAGACGCTATGGAAACACCAGTTTGCGTGGCCTTTCCAGCAGCCTGTGGATGCCGTCAAGCTGAACCTCCCT gATTACTATAAAATCATTAAAACACCTATGGATATGGGAACAATAAAGAAGCGCTTAGAAAACAACTACTACTGGAATGCTCAGGAATGTATCCAGGACTTCAACACTATGTTTACAAATTGTTACATCTACAACAAG CCTGGAGATGACATCGTCTTAATGgcagaagctctggagaagctcTTCCTGCAGAAAATCAACGAACTGCCGACAGAAGAAACTGAGATCATGATAGTTCAGGCAAAAGGAAGAGGACGTGGGAGGAAAGAAGCAG GGACATCAAAGCCAGGTGTCTCCACGGTACCAAACACAACGCAAGCATCAACTCCTCCGCAGACCCAGACCCCTCAGCAGAACCCACCTCCCGTGCAGACTACACCTCACCCCTTTCCTGCCGTCACCCCAGACCTCATCGTCCAGACCCCTGTCATGACAGTGGTGCCCCCCCAGCCACTGCAGATGCCCCCGCTGGTGCCCCCCCAGCCACCACCCCCACCTACTCCAGCTCCGCAGCCTGTGCAGAGCCACCCACCCATCATTGCTGCCACCCCCCAGCCTGTGAAG ACAAAGAAGGGGGTGAAGAGGAAAGcagacaccaccacccccacaacCATTGACCCCATCCACGAGCCTCCCTCATTGGCCCCAGAGCCCAAGACCGCCAAGCTGGGACCGCGGCGGGAGAGCAGCCGACCTGTAAAGCCCCCAAAGAAGGACGTGCCTGACTCACAGCAGCACCTTGCCCCAGAGAAGAGCAGCAAGGTCTCAGAGCAGCTCAAGTGCTGCAGTGGCATCCTCAAGGAGATGTTTGCCAAGAAGCACGCGGCCTATGCCTGGCCCTTCTACAAGCCCGTGGATGTGGAGGCACTGGGCCTGCATGACTACTGCGACATCATTAAGCACCCCATGGACATGAGCACAATCAAG TCTAAACTAGAATCCCGTGAGTACCGAGATGCTCAGGAATTTGGTGCTGATGTCCGACTGATGTTCTCCAACTGCTACAAGTACAACCCTCCAGACCATGAGGTGGTGGCCATGGCCCGCAAGCTCCAG GATGTGTTTGAAATGCGCTTTGCCAAGATGCCAGATGAGCCTGAGGAGCCAGTGGTGGCTGTGTCCTCACCTGCAGTGCCACCCCCCACCAAGGTGGTGGCCCCACCCTCATCCAGTGACAGCAGCAGTGACAGCTCCTCCGACAGTGACAGCTCCACTGACGACTCTGAAGAGGAGCGAGCGCAGCGGCTGGCCGAGCTCCAGGAGCAG CTCAAAGCCGTGCATGAGCAGCTGGCAGCCCTCTCACAGCCCCAGCagaacaaaccaaagaaaaaggagaaagacaagaaggagaagaaaaaagagaagcacaaaaagaaagaggaagtagaggagaataaaaagagcaaagCCAAGGAACTTCCTCCCAAGAAGACAAAAAAGACCAACAGCAGTAACAGCAATGTGAG CAAGAAGGAGCCGGCCCCCATGAAGAGCAAGCCCCCACCTGCATACGagtctgaggaggaggacaagtgCAAGCCCATGTCCTACGAGGAAAAGCGCCAGCTGAGCCTGGACATCAACAAGCTCCCCGGGGAGAAGCTGGGCCGAGTGGTGCACATCATCCAGTCCCGGGAGCCCTCGCTCAAGAACTCAAACCCCGACGAGATTGAGATTGACTTTGAGACCCTGAAGCCCTCCACACTGCGTGAGCTGGAGCGCTATGTCACCTCCTGTTTGCGGAAGAAAAGGAAACCCCAAG CTGAGAAAGTGGACGTGATTGCCGGCTCCTCCAAGATGAAAGGCTTCTCATCTTCAGAGTCAGAGAGCACCAGCGAGTCCAGCTCCTCAGATAGTGAAGACTCGGAAACAG AGATGGCTCCGAAGTCCAAAAAGAAGGGGCACCCTGGGAGGGACCAGAAGAAG caccatcaccaccaccatccgcAGCCGGCCCAGGCCCCACCGCCCCAACAgccacccccgccaccccagcAGCCTCCACCGCCCCCACCACCGCAGCCgcagcagcccccacccccaccacctccGCCCTCCATGCCGCAGCCGGCCCCGCCAGCCATGAAGTCCTCGCCCCCACCCTTCATCACCGCccaggtgccagtcctggagccccagctcccaggCAGTGTCTTCGATCCCATCGGCCACTTCACCCAGCCCATCCTACACCTGCAGCAGCCCGAGCTGCCCCCTCAcctaccccagcctcctgagcacggCACTCCACCCCATCTCAACCAGCACGCCGTTGTCTCTCCTCCAG CCTTGCACAATGCACTGCCCCAGCAGCCATCGCGGCCCAGCAACCGAGCAGCTGCCCTGCCCCCCAAGCCCACCCGGCCCCCAGCCGTGTCACCTGCCCTGGCCCAGCCCCCCCTacttccccagccccccatggctCAACCGCCTCAAGTGCTGCTGGAGGATGAAgagccccctgccccgcccctcacCTCCATGCAGATGCAGCTGTATCTACAGCAGCTGCAGAAGGTGCAGCCCCCCACGCCGCTACTCCCTTCCGTGAAGGTGCagtcccagcccccgccccccctgccacccccacctcacccctctgtgcagcagcagcagctccagcaACAGCcgccacctccacccccaccacagccacagcccccaccccagcagcagccacagcccccaccccggcctgtgCACTTGCCACCCATGCAGTTCTCTGCCCACATCcagcccccaccgccccccagccAGCAGCCCCCTCACCCGCCCCCTGGCCAGCAgccacccccacctcagcccgCCAAGCCCCAGCAAGTCATCCAGCACCATCCCTCGCCTCGACACCACAAGTCAGACCCCTACTCAACTG GTCACCTCCGTGAAGCCCCCTCCCCGCTTATGATACATTCCCCCCAGATGCCCCAGTTCCAGAGCCTCGCCCACCAGTCTCCACCCCAGCAAAGTGTCCAGCCCAAGAAGCAGGTAAGAGGCCAGTGGGCGGGGTCAGGGCATCAAGGCCAGGCTACAGTTGGGAAGCCTGGCCACCTCACCGGCTGTGATCCTATGCCATTCCAGGAGCTGCGCCCGCCCTCAGTGGTCCAACCCCAGCCCTTGGTGGTGGTGAAGGAGGAGAAGACCCACTCGCCCATCATCCGCAGCGAGCCCTTCAGCCCCTCGCTGCGGCCAGAGCCCCCCAAGCACCCAGAAAGCATCAAGGCCCCAGTCCACCTGCCACAGA GGCCTGAGATGAAGCCTGTGGACGTCGGGCGGCCCGTAATCCGGCCCCCTGAGCAAACAGCACCCCCACCCGGGGCCCCTGACAAGGACAAACAGAAGCAGGAGCCAAAGACTCCAGTGGCACCCAAAAAG GACCTGAAGATCAAGAACATGGGCTCCTGGGCCAGCCTGGTCCAGAAGCATCCAACTGCCCCATCCTCTACCGCCAAGTCCTCCAGTGAGAGCTTCGAGCAGTTCCGCCGTGTGGCCCGTGAGAAGGAGGAGCGGGAGAAGGCACTGAAGGCCCAGGCCGAGCACgcggagaaggagaaggagcggCTTCGGCAGGAGCGTATGAG GAACCGAGAGGACGAGGAGGCACTGGAGCAGGCACGGCGCGTCCACGAGGAAGCCCGGCGGCgccaagagcagcagcagcagcagcagcggcaggaacagcagcagcagcagcaggcagcTGCTGTGGCTGCAGCTGCAgccccccaggcccagagctcccaGCCCCAGTCCATGCTGGATCAGCAGAGGGAGCTGGCCAGGAAGCGGGAgcaggagcggcggcggcgggaagcG aTGGAAGCCACGATTGACATGAATTTCCAGAGCGACCTCTTGTCGATATTTGAAGAGAACCTCTTCTGA